One part of the Caproiciproducens sp. CPB-2 genome encodes these proteins:
- a CDS encoding divergent PAP2 family protein, with protein MVLRFLTYNYLIMIGIVSWMLAQLIKSMIFLCRNKRLDFKTLSGSGGMPSAHSALVCSVAVGTAHEYGFGSPYFSLAFTLAVIVMYDAMGVRRAAGQQAKAINDIAEYLKENKCNLPDGGKYLKDTASRLNESLGHTPLEVFAGVVLGVCVAVASIIWLR; from the coding sequence ATGGTATTAAGGTTCTTGACCTATAATTATTTAATTATGATCGGCATTGTATCGTGGATGCTGGCACAGCTGATCAAATCGATGATTTTTCTTTGCAGAAACAAACGGCTCGACTTTAAAACGCTTTCCGGCTCCGGCGGAATGCCGAGCGCCCATTCCGCGCTGGTATGTTCCGTTGCCGTCGGTACGGCGCACGAATACGGATTTGGCTCCCCGTACTTTTCCCTTGCTTTTACCCTTGCCGTGATCGTTATGTATGACGCCATGGGCGTGCGGCGCGCGGCGGGACAGCAGGCGAAGGCCATCAATGACATTGCGGAATATCTGAAAGAAAACAAATGCAATCTGCCGGACGGGGGAAAATACCTTAAGGATACCGCCAGCCGGCTGAACGAATCGCTCGGCCATACTCCGCTGGAGGTTTTCGCGGGCGTTGTTCTGGGTGTCTGCGTCGCCGTGGCTTCGATCATCTGGCTGCGTTAA
- a CDS encoding acyltransferase family protein — protein MSIELLRILLMLMIVTLHYLGHGGMLDAVPAGGGRYVFVWTLETFSYIGVNGFVLISGYYLAGSDFKIKKLIALLVQIVSTSAVIYLIFVAMGLAPLTKGHLFGAFFPVITGKYWFATSYIALYCLVPFLNMVVKTATKQQMQILVALLSAMFCSWNAFFPPLTIMSTNGGYNVVWMVCLYFFAAYLRLYWNRRTGPYWYLAGAVLCCVFVAWKKCTGSDAFLSYVSVPITLASILLFLFFRGVTIENRTVSRMISFVSPLTFGVYLISDNIWVRGVLYTRILHTSLYFDSAKILYIIPASVLAIFAAGMLLERVRALLLQPFTGSAAFQKLCDWVAGLKFLRGYASGQSGRAA, from the coding sequence ATGAGCATTGAGCTGCTGCGGATTCTGTTGATGCTGATGATCGTGACCCTGCATTATCTGGGACACGGGGGCATGCTGGACGCGGTTCCCGCGGGCGGCGGAAGATATGTTTTCGTCTGGACGCTGGAAACATTTTCTTACATAGGGGTAAACGGCTTTGTCCTGATCAGCGGCTATTATCTTGCCGGTTCGGATTTTAAAATCAAAAAGCTGATCGCTTTGCTGGTACAGATCGTTTCCACATCGGCTGTCATCTATCTGATTTTTGTGGCCATGGGCCTGGCGCCCCTTACGAAGGGGCATCTGTTCGGCGCCTTCTTCCCCGTCATCACGGGAAAATACTGGTTTGCGACCAGCTATATCGCGCTTTACTGCCTGGTTCCTTTTCTGAATATGGTTGTAAAAACGGCGACAAAACAGCAGATGCAGATCCTGGTGGCTCTGCTGAGCGCCATGTTCTGTTCGTGGAACGCCTTTTTTCCGCCGCTGACCATTATGAGCACCAACGGCGGCTACAATGTGGTATGGATGGTGTGCCTGTACTTCTTCGCGGCGTATCTGCGGCTTTACTGGAACCGTCGGACCGGCCCGTATTGGTATCTTGCGGGGGCTGTTCTGTGCTGCGTGTTTGTCGCATGGAAAAAATGTACGGGCAGCGACGCTTTTCTGTCCTATGTTTCCGTACCAATCACGCTTGCCTCCATTCTTCTGTTCCTTTTCTTCCGGGGGGTTACGATCGAAAACCGGACTGTGAGCCGGATGATTTCTTTTGTGTCGCCGCTTACGTTCGGGGTCTATCTGATCAGCGACAACATCTGGGTGCGCGGGGTCCTTTACACCAGAATCCTGCACACCTCTCTCTATTTTGATTCGGCAAAGATCCTTTATATCATTCCGGCCTCTGTTCTGGCGATTTTTGCCGCCGGCATGCTGCTGGAGCGGGTCCGGGCGCTTTTGCTGCAGCCATTTACAGGGAGCGCGGCCTTTCAGAAGCTGTGCGACTGGGTCGCGGGGCTGAAATTCCTGCGGGGCTACGCCTCCGGCCAAAGCGGACGCGCCGCCTGA
- a CDS encoding DUF4489 domain-containing protein, which produces MNSCSAERRQVALNASSGGVGPLPIITTLFAEPLNVVSTTIDTSGMGPTNNLLHFSSIINLPLGISVTLNFQIRRSGRDGSVGVGSTYTFSTIVDVLEAEAFSFQFLDEAVEPGFYTYSVELSTNSIIDVTPGATVGNAVLSVLAVAD; this is translated from the coding sequence TTGAATTCCTGTTCCGCAGAAAGAAGACAAGTTGCCTTAAACGCATCAAGCGGCGGGGTCGGTCCACTGCCGATTATCACCACATTATTTGCCGAGCCGCTTAACGTGGTGTCCACCACCATAGACACAAGCGGCATGGGTCCTACAAACAATCTGCTCCATTTCAGCAGCATCATCAATTTGCCTCTCGGAATTTCCGTAACGCTGAACTTCCAGATCCGCCGTTCCGGCAGGGATGGTTCTGTCGGCGTAGGCTCCACGTACACCTTCTCGACGATTGTCGATGTTCTTGAGGCGGAGGCTTTCAGCTTCCAGTTCCTGGATGAAGCGGTGGAGCCTGGCTTCTACACCTATTCCGTTGAACTGTCGACCAATTCCATTATTGATGTAACGCCGGGCGCGACGGTTGGCAACGCGGTGCTCAGCGTCCTTGCGGTAGCGGATTAA
- a CDS encoding iron-containing alcohol dehydrogenase encodes MKNFTFYSPTEVIFGKDTELQASDEIKKHGGTRVLVVYGGNSVVKSGLLERVEKTLKEGGLPFLSVGGVVPNPRLSFARDGVRKAKEFGVDFILGIGGGSVIDTAKAIAHGVANPDTDLWLFWTKQAVLTKSSPVGAILTISAAGSETSDSAVLTNWEAGEKRGLNTPFNRPKFAIMNPELTYTLPPFQLSCGIVDIMMHTMDRYFTLTEGNELTDEIAEALLRVVIRNGTAAKENPRDYGAMSELMWCGSLSHNGLTGLGAVIDFAPHQLGHELSGRFDVAHGASLSAVWGSWAKYCYRTKPGRFVRFAEKVWGIHGNSAEETANAAIDRTVAFFASLQMPTCFTELGIGVQSDEVLGQMADSCVFFGKRKVGGFRALDRDDVFRIYKMANR; translated from the coding sequence ATGAAAAATTTCACATTTTATTCTCCTACAGAAGTAATTTTCGGCAAAGATACCGAGCTGCAGGCCTCCGATGAAATCAAAAAGCACGGCGGCACGCGCGTCCTTGTTGTTTACGGCGGAAACAGCGTGGTAAAAAGCGGCCTTTTGGAGCGCGTGGAGAAAACGCTAAAAGAAGGGGGCCTGCCGTTCCTTTCTGTCGGAGGGGTCGTTCCGAATCCCCGGCTTTCTTTTGCCAGGGACGGCGTCAGGAAGGCGAAGGAGTTCGGCGTGGACTTTATTTTGGGTATCGGCGGCGGCAGCGTGATCGATACGGCGAAGGCGATCGCCCACGGCGTAGCAAATCCGGATACCGATCTCTGGCTTTTCTGGACAAAGCAGGCCGTGCTTACCAAAAGCAGCCCCGTCGGCGCGATTCTGACCATTTCCGCCGCGGGGAGCGAAACCAGCGATTCGGCGGTGCTTACCAATTGGGAAGCGGGGGAAAAACGCGGATTGAATACGCCGTTTAACCGGCCCAAATTCGCCATTATGAATCCGGAGCTGACCTACACGCTTCCGCCGTTCCAGCTTTCCTGCGGAATCGTGGATATCATGATGCATACGATGGACCGCTATTTTACGCTGACGGAGGGAAACGAGCTCACGGATGAGATCGCGGAAGCCCTTCTGCGCGTAGTGATCAGAAACGGAACCGCCGCGAAGGAAAATCCCCGCGACTACGGCGCGATGAGCGAGCTGATGTGGTGCGGCAGCCTTTCCCACAACGGATTGACCGGCCTTGGCGCGGTGATCGATTTTGCCCCGCATCAGCTTGGGCATGAGCTGAGCGGAAGATTCGACGTGGCGCACGGCGCCAGCCTTTCCGCGGTCTGGGGTTCCTGGGCAAAATACTGCTATCGGACAAAGCCCGGGCGCTTTGTGCGTTTTGCAGAAAAGGTATGGGGGATCCATGGGAACAGCGCCGAAGAAACGGCCAACGCTGCGATTGACAGAACGGTCGCCTTCTTTGCCTCGCTGCAGATGCCCACCTGCTTTACGGAGCTTGGAATCGGCGTGCAGAGCGACGAGGTTCTGGGGCAGATGGCGGACAGCTGCGTGTTCTTTGGCAAGCGCAAGGTCGGAGGGTTCAGGGCCCTGGACCGCGACGACGTTTTCCGGATTTACAAAATGGCAAACCGCTGA
- a CDS encoding transketolase: protein MNKTEKNQLQKLACKVRMGAIEGVYNAKSGHPGGSLSAADLFTYLYFREMKIDPKNPKEENRDRFVLSKGHCAPGLYATLALKGYFPMEEMKKLRHIGAMLQGHPDMKGTPGVDMSTGSLGQGVSAACGMAAAGKMDHKDYRVYSILGDGEIEEGQVWEAAMFAAHHKLDNLCLIVDNNGLQIDGSVAEVGGPEPIDEKFRSFGFDVQVINGHDFDEIEAAFHHARTVKGRPSAIIAKTVKGKDVSFMENQVGWHGTAPNAEQYETAMQDLNRVLSGLEAE, encoded by the coding sequence ATGAACAAAACGGAAAAAAATCAATTGCAGAAACTGGCGTGCAAAGTGAGAATGGGAGCGATCGAGGGCGTATACAACGCGAAATCGGGGCATCCGGGCGGAAGCCTTTCGGCGGCCGACCTTTTCACCTATCTGTATTTTAGGGAGATGAAAATCGACCCTAAAAATCCGAAAGAGGAAAACAGGGACCGCTTTGTGCTTTCCAAGGGACACTGTGCCCCGGGACTGTACGCGACCCTGGCTCTGAAAGGCTATTTCCCGATGGAGGAAATGAAGAAGCTGCGCCATATCGGCGCCATGCTTCAGGGACATCCGGATATGAAGGGGACCCCCGGTGTCGACATGAGCACCGGATCGCTCGGGCAGGGCGTTTCCGCCGCCTGCGGCATGGCCGCCGCCGGGAAAATGGATCATAAGGACTACCGCGTGTACTCCATTCTGGGAGACGGCGAAATCGAAGAGGGCCAGGTCTGGGAAGCGGCCATGTTTGCGGCCCACCACAAGCTGGACAACCTCTGCCTGATTGTGGACAACAACGGACTGCAGATCGACGGTTCCGTCGCCGAAGTTGGCGGACCGGAGCCGATCGATGAAAAATTCCGTTCCTTTGGCTTTGACGTTCAGGTCATCAACGGACACGATTTTGACGAAATAGAAGCCGCGTTCCATCACGCAAGGACCGTAAAAGGCAGGCCGAGCGCGATTATTGCGAAGACCGTCAAAGGAAAAGACGTGTCCTTTATGGAAAATCAGGTGGGCTGGCACGGCACCGCCCCGAACGCGGAACAGTATGAAACGGCAATGCAGGACCTGAACAGGGTACTGTCCGGATTGGAGGCGGAATAA
- a CDS encoding transketolase family protein → MAEMVKKATRESYGEALAELSEKYPQVVVLDADLAAATKTGVFKKACPDRFIDCGISECNMVGVAAGLATCGKIPFATSFAMFSAGRAFEQVRNSVGYPKLNVKIVGSHAGISVGEDGATHQCNEDIALMRTIPGMVVLNPADHYEMKAAVKAAIEHHGPVYLRLGRLAVESFNNADDYRFELGKGVTLRDGRNITIVATGLMVSRALKAVKTLEEQGIDARLINIHTIKPLDRELIIKAAKETGKIITVEEHNVIGGLGDAVCGAVCEAFPVPVIKVGVNDVYGHSGPAVDLLDEFGLNAGHIVEVTKKALQK, encoded by the coding sequence ATGGCTGAAATGGTAAAAAAGGCAACAAGAGAAAGCTACGGCGAAGCGTTGGCGGAGCTGTCTGAAAAATATCCGCAGGTGGTTGTGCTGGACGCCGACCTTGCCGCGGCAACGAAGACGGGTGTATTCAAGAAAGCCTGTCCGGACCGCTTTATCGACTGCGGCATCTCGGAGTGCAACATGGTGGGCGTGGCCGCGGGCCTCGCGACCTGCGGAAAGATCCCGTTCGCCACTTCCTTTGCCATGTTTTCGGCGGGCCGCGCCTTTGAGCAGGTGCGCAATTCCGTCGGCTATCCGAAGCTGAATGTCAAAATCGTCGGTTCGCACGCGGGCATTTCCGTCGGCGAGGACGGCGCGACCCATCAGTGCAACGAGGATATCGCGCTGATGCGGACGATCCCCGGTATGGTCGTGCTCAATCCGGCCGATCACTATGAAATGAAGGCCGCCGTCAAAGCGGCGATCGAGCATCACGGCCCGGTCTATCTCCGCCTCGGCAGGCTGGCGGTGGAGAGCTTCAACAACGCCGACGACTATCGGTTTGAGCTGGGCAAGGGCGTCACCCTGCGCGACGGCAGGAATATCACCATCGTGGCCACCGGCCTCATGGTTTCCCGTGCGCTGAAAGCGGTCAAAACACTGGAGGAGCAGGGCATCGACGCACGGCTCATCAATATCCATACGATCAAGCCGCTTGACCGCGAGCTGATCATCAAGGCCGCGAAGGAAACCGGAAAAATCATCACCGTCGAGGAGCACAACGTCATTGGCGGACTGGGCGACGCGGTGTGCGGCGCTGTCTGCGAAGCGTTCCCCGTTCCGGTGATCAAGGTCGGCGTGAACGACGTCTACGGCCATTCCGGCCCGGCGGTCGACCTGCTGGACGAGTTCGGCCTGAACGCCGGCCATATTGTCGAGGTGACAAAGAAAGCACTTCAGAAATAA
- a CDS encoding threonine/serine exporter family protein, translated as MNYDDLITLTTDMGCLLLANGAEIYRVEESMQRIFRAYGVDTGEIFAIPTCINVTITTPAGKPVTLIRRIPVRGTNLDKVERGNDLCRRICRDRPDFKAVRRELDQIERRPVHGLLFQIFAFAMVAFFFTLFYGGDFTDAYWAMLCGAAIKIVCHHMNRFHANPFFVNIVASFAAAALAMIAAQFNFALDTDKVIIGALMNLVPGIAITSFMRDLIAGDLMAGLIRFTESVLVATAIAIGAGIALTMTRMIWGV; from the coding sequence ATGAATTATGACGATCTGATTACGCTTACCACCGACATGGGCTGCCTTCTGCTGGCAAACGGCGCCGAAATTTACCGTGTGGAGGAATCGATGCAGCGCATTTTCCGCGCTTACGGGGTCGATACGGGTGAAATTTTTGCGATCCCCACCTGTATCAACGTGACCATCACCACGCCGGCGGGCAAGCCGGTTACCCTGATCCGGCGTATCCCCGTGCGGGGAACCAATCTTGACAAGGTGGAAAGGGGAAACGACCTCTGCCGCCGGATCTGCCGCGACCGTCCGGATTTTAAAGCGGTGCGCCGCGAGCTGGATCAGATCGAGCGCCGCCCGGTTCACGGGCTGCTGTTTCAGATTTTCGCGTTTGCGATGGTTGCGTTTTTCTTTACGCTGTTTTACGGCGGGGATTTTACCGACGCGTATTGGGCTATGCTCTGCGGCGCGGCCATTAAAATCGTGTGTCATCATATGAACCGTTTTCACGCCAACCCCTTCTTCGTAAATATCGTCGCCAGCTTTGCGGCCGCGGCGCTCGCGATGATAGCGGCGCAGTTCAATTTCGCGCTGGATACGGATAAGGTCATCATCGGCGCGCTGATGAACCTTGTCCCCGGAATCGCCATTACCAGCTTTATGCGCGACCTGATTGCCGGGGACCTGATGGCGGGGCTGATCCGCTTTACGGAAAGCGTGCTGGTCGCCACCGCGATCGCCATCGGGGCGGGCATTGCGCTCACGATGACGCGCATGATATGGGGGGTGTAG
- a CDS encoding threonine/serine exporter family protein yields MNFLPCLWAFCACVPFGAVMNLRGKTLIFASVGGGIGWVFYLLSSPVQNDIMQYFIATIAISVYAEMMARILKMPVTGFLLVALLPMVPGGGIYYTMEYCVIGNNSMFIETGLHTLGIAGALAMGILLVSSIVRLWTTVVTQK; encoded by the coding sequence ATGAATTTTTTACCATGCCTTTGGGCGTTCTGCGCCTGCGTTCCCTTCGGGGCCGTGATGAACCTTCGTGGGAAAACCCTGATTTTTGCGTCGGTCGGCGGCGGGATCGGCTGGGTTTTCTATCTGCTGAGCAGCCCCGTCCAAAACGATATCATGCAGTATTTTATTGCGACGATCGCGATTTCCGTCTACGCCGAAATGATGGCGAGGATTCTCAAAATGCCGGTGACGGGTTTTCTGCTCGTCGCGCTTCTTCCCATGGTGCCGGGGGGCGGCATTTATTATACCATGGAATACTGCGTCATCGGAAACAACTCCATGTTTATTGAAACCGGGCTGCACACGCTGGGCATTGCCGGTGCGCTGGCAATGGGAATCCTGCTGGTTTCCTCCATTGTCAGGCTGTGGACGACGGTGGTAACACAAAAATAA
- a CDS encoding GNAT family N-acetyltransferase codes for MEINCIQTNVLTEEQIQKVRELETICQEHEGLKRSVFLSGELNLDPRADCFYLSYEGDRLIAFLSLFMILEGEAEVSAYTLPKFRQRGAFTLLFQKAAQTLARQGIHRVLFVHEPRGADAKRALETLAAVPSHSEYLLAFDRAKFRKPAGTLRLETPCEADIPRLAALDSELFGDSLEESVSIMKKALQSPAMNVYSAFLGNEPIGMCNVSTENGNRSIFGLGIVPKYQGKGYGRETLSLLLERLIPRDGKITLEVASTNRAAYQLYITSGFDTETQYDYDLLTLH; via the coding sequence ATGGAAATAAACTGCATACAGACCAATGTACTGACCGAAGAGCAAATCCAAAAGGTACGGGAGCTGGAAACAATCTGTCAGGAGCACGAGGGACTGAAACGCTCCGTATTTCTGTCCGGTGAGCTCAATCTTGACCCCCGCGCCGACTGCTTTTATCTGTCGTACGAGGGAGACCGGCTCATTGCTTTCCTGTCCCTCTTTATGATATTGGAGGGGGAAGCGGAGGTTTCGGCGTACACGCTGCCCAAATTTCGGCAAAGGGGCGCTTTCACTCTGCTGTTCCAAAAGGCCGCACAAACGCTTGCCAGACAGGGAATCCACCGGGTGCTTTTCGTACACGAGCCCCGCGGCGCGGACGCAAAGCGCGCATTGGAAACGCTTGCGGCCGTTCCTTCCCATTCGGAATATTTACTGGCGTTTGACCGCGCCAAATTCCGCAAACCGGCCGGTACCCTCCGGCTGGAAACTCCCTGCGAAGCGGATATCCCCCGGTTGGCCGCGCTGGATTCCGAGCTGTTCGGCGACAGTCTGGAAGAATCCGTGTCCATTATGAAAAAAGCGCTGCAGTCCCCCGCAATGAACGTTTATTCCGCTTTTTTGGGAAATGAACCGATCGGAATGTGCAACGTCAGCACGGAAAACGGAAACCGTTCCATTTTCGGACTCGGCATCGTACCGAAATACCAGGGAAAAGGCTACGGGCGCGAAACGCTGAGCCTGCTGCTGGAACGGCTGATACCGCGGGACGGAAAGATTACGCTGGAGGTCGCCAGCACCAACCGCGCTGCCTATCAGCTGTACATAACAAGCGGATTTGATACGGAAACGCAGTATGATTATGATCTGCTGACGCTCCATTAA
- the pap gene encoding polyphosphate:AMP phosphotransferase: MLEKADKKTEISEKDGKQRAKELKAALAALQQPIKQNKLPVIILFEGWGAAGKGSLISSLILNFDPRGFKVHSVTEPSEREKREPLLWRHWLNIPEQGKISVLDRSWYRDVSVAKLEDSVSDAENLRRMDDIKTFERQLTDSGYLIIKFFLHIGKKEQKKRFEQLESSKNTAWRVTETDWKRNRRYEDYYQVFDEMLEYTSTENAPWHVVPCTDKTAAELEIFRTVVVDCINAALKPQSKAAPTVSNENPAVDPGNFPLLPMPKLAEIPLDKTLDEKRYKPRLRELQDELSALHGKLYRKKVPVVIVYEGWDAAGKGGNIRRLAQALDPRGYEVVPIAAPSREEAARHYLWRFWKNLPKDEHIAVFDRSWYGRVMVERIEGFCTAEDWQRAYREINEFEDQLHDWGAVIVKFWLQIDRDEQLKRFQDRQSTPSKQWKITDEDWRNRSKWEEYETAVNDMLQYTSTQFAPWHIIESQDKKYGRIQALEIITGAIRERFE; this comes from the coding sequence ATGCTGGAAAAGGCAGACAAGAAAACGGAAATATCCGAAAAAGACGGCAAACAGCGGGCAAAGGAGCTGAAAGCAGCGCTGGCCGCCCTGCAGCAGCCGATCAAGCAGAACAAGCTGCCGGTCATCATTCTTTTCGAGGGCTGGGGCGCGGCCGGAAAAGGCAGCCTGATTTCCAGCCTGATTTTAAATTTTGACCCCCGCGGGTTCAAGGTGCATTCCGTTACGGAGCCGTCGGAGCGGGAAAAGCGGGAACCGCTTTTGTGGCGGCACTGGCTGAATATTCCCGAGCAGGGCAAAATTTCGGTGCTCGACCGGAGCTGGTACCGGGACGTTTCGGTCGCGAAACTGGAGGACAGCGTCAGCGACGCGGAAAACCTGCGCCGCATGGACGATATCAAGACCTTTGAGCGCCAACTGACGGACAGCGGATATCTGATCATCAAATTTTTTCTGCACATCGGCAAAAAGGAGCAGAAGAAACGGTTTGAACAGCTGGAAAGCTCCAAAAACACGGCATGGCGTGTGACGGAGACCGACTGGAAACGCAACCGCCGGTACGAGGATTATTATCAGGTGTTTGACGAGATGCTGGAATACACCTCCACGGAAAACGCGCCGTGGCACGTCGTCCCCTGTACGGATAAAACCGCCGCGGAGCTGGAGATTTTCCGCACCGTCGTCGTCGACTGCATCAACGCCGCCCTGAAGCCCCAGTCAAAAGCCGCGCCGACCGTTTCCAACGAAAATCCGGCCGTCGATCCGGGGAATTTTCCGCTGCTGCCGATGCCGAAGCTCGCGGAAATCCCCCTCGACAAAACGCTGGATGAAAAAAGGTACAAGCCCCGCCTGCGCGAGCTTCAGGACGAGCTGAGCGCGCTGCACGGAAAGCTGTACCGGAAGAAAGTACCCGTCGTCATCGTCTACGAGGGATGGGACGCCGCCGGAAAGGGCGGGAATATCCGCCGCCTTGCGCAGGCGCTCGACCCGAGAGGCTACGAGGTGGTCCCCATCGCGGCGCCGAGCCGTGAGGAGGCCGCCCGCCACTACCTGTGGCGTTTCTGGAAAAACCTGCCCAAGGACGAACACATCGCGGTGTTTGACCGTTCCTGGTACGGGCGCGTCATGGTGGAACGGATCGAAGGCTTCTGCACGGCGGAGGACTGGCAAAGGGCTTACCGTGAAATCAACGAGTTTGAGGACCAGCTTCACGACTGGGGCGCGGTGATTGTCAAATTCTGGCTGCAGATCGACAGGGACGAACAGCTGAAACGCTTTCAGGACCGGCAGAGCACGCCGTCCAAGCAGTGGAAGATCACGGACGAGGACTGGCGCAACCGCTCCAAATGGGAGGAATACGAAACCGCCGTCAACGACATGCTGCAGTACACCTCGACCCAGTTCGCCCCGTGGCACATCATTGAATCCCAGGATAAAAAATACGGGCGCATCCAGGCGCTGGAAATCATCACCGGCGCGATACGGGAACGGTTCGAATAA
- the ruvC gene encoding crossover junction endodeoxyribonuclease RuvC: MIILGIDPGYAIVGYGVIRADCGRFQPLEHGAVVTKAGEDFNRRLEIIYDSLEKVIAHWKPEAVAIEKLYFQNNQKTAIGVAEARGVILLAAQKAKIEVFEYTPLQVKMAVTGYGQAMKPQVMEMTRRLLCLKEVPKPDDTADALAMAICHGQAAGSVFRRRMLTRSDCFK; the protein is encoded by the coding sequence ATGATCATACTCGGAATAGACCCCGGATACGCCATTGTGGGCTACGGAGTCATCCGCGCGGACTGCGGCAGGTTTCAGCCGCTGGAGCACGGCGCAGTCGTCACGAAGGCGGGAGAGGATTTCAACCGCCGCCTGGAAATCATTTACGATTCGCTGGAAAAGGTAATCGCTCACTGGAAGCCCGAAGCCGTAGCCATAGAAAAGCTGTATTTTCAGAACAATCAGAAAACGGCCATCGGCGTGGCGGAGGCCAGGGGCGTCATTCTTCTTGCGGCGCAGAAGGCGAAGATCGAGGTTTTTGAGTATACGCCGCTGCAGGTGAAAATGGCGGTCACCGGCTACGGGCAGGCAATGAAGCCGCAGGTGATGGAGATGACCAGGCGGCTGCTCTGCCTGAAAGAGGTGCCGAAGCCGGATGATACCGCGGACGCGCTTGCCATGGCGATCTGTCACGGGCAGGCGGCGGGTTCCGTTTTCCGCCGGCGGATGCTGACCCGTTCGGACTGTTTCAAATAA
- the ruvA gene encoding Holliday junction branch migration protein RuvA: protein MFYSLKGKLIHMEPGLAVVECGGVGFKCLTTLSTQRTLPALGEQATLYTHLNVREDALDLFGFATLGELNCFKMLTGVSGVGPKVGLAILSELAPEQVAMAVATGDSKTLTRASGVGAKLAQRITLELKDKVKGLQTGGAAFVPAGIVSASSNAAAAVNALTVLGYSPTDAAAVVGRFDSALPVEELIRQSLKAMGGGMK from the coding sequence ATGTTCTACAGTTTAAAGGGAAAGTTAATCCATATGGAGCCGGGGCTTGCGGTGGTGGAGTGCGGCGGGGTCGGCTTCAAGTGCCTGACGACGCTCAGCACCCAGCGCACGCTGCCCGCCCTTGGGGAGCAGGCCACGCTGTACACGCACCTGAACGTGCGCGAGGACGCGCTGGACCTTTTCGGCTTTGCGACTTTGGGCGAGCTGAACTGCTTTAAAATGCTCACGGGCGTCAGCGGAGTCGGTCCGAAGGTCGGCCTCGCGATTCTTTCCGAGCTTGCCCCGGAACAGGTCGCCATGGCGGTCGCCACCGGGGACAGCAAAACCCTTACCCGCGCGAGCGGGGTGGGCGCGAAGCTCGCGCAGCGCATCACGCTGGAGCTGAAAGACAAGGTAAAGGGATTGCAGACCGGCGGGGCGGCGTTTGTCCCCGCGGGGATCGTTTCCGCCTCGTCCAACGCGGCCGCGGCGGTCAACGCGCTGACAGTGCTCGGCTATTCACCCACGGACGCCGCGGCGGTGGTCGGACGCTTTGACAGCGCCCTGCCGGTGGAGGAGCTCATCCGCCAGTCGCTGAAGGCGATGGGCGGCGGCATGAAATAA